Proteins co-encoded in one Mycobacterium mantenii genomic window:
- a CDS encoding dihydrodipicolinate synthase family protein: MATAAEARTWAPGALRGIGDSLYTPFCGTDGDDIDWDAYRTLVRYCVGDLGHPMLWCTSGIAEFWSLTLDERKRLLEVAVVEARGINPDVVVQACTAANSAKDCVDLTLHAQEAGADIAYIQTPMMEAHGGEGVLRFFKYVAARTDIALGMFNSPSSGYVLTPAESARIYDEVPAVCATKEGAFRPASSRKLHELAPGLAVWECDKTVYRAGWLRDGIVCPAQLGTAGYLFETPARRLFSEYWDLIQSDKLVEAMDYGRESGLDQFDLDIGSWWTCYPGRADYFTHWGGAFKYAASLLGLPIGAYPHSRPPQAELPAEAKAQIENAYQRLGLLENALQ; this comes from the coding sequence GTGGCTACGGCAGCAGAGGCGCGCACGTGGGCGCCCGGCGCATTGCGGGGGATCGGTGACTCCCTCTACACCCCGTTCTGCGGCACCGACGGCGATGACATCGACTGGGACGCCTACCGGACGCTGGTGCGCTATTGCGTCGGCGATCTCGGGCATCCGATGTTGTGGTGTACCAGCGGGATCGCCGAGTTCTGGTCGCTGACCCTCGATGAGCGGAAACGCCTGCTGGAGGTGGCCGTCGTGGAAGCGCGCGGCATCAATCCCGACGTCGTGGTGCAGGCGTGCACGGCGGCCAATTCGGCGAAGGACTGCGTGGACCTGACGCTGCACGCTCAGGAGGCGGGCGCTGACATTGCCTACATCCAAACGCCGATGATGGAGGCGCACGGCGGCGAGGGCGTGTTGCGCTTCTTCAAATACGTTGCCGCGCGCACGGATATCGCTTTGGGCATGTTCAATTCGCCATCCTCGGGTTATGTGTTGACGCCCGCCGAAAGCGCCCGGATCTATGACGAGGTTCCGGCCGTGTGCGCAACCAAGGAGGGTGCCTTCCGGCCGGCGAGCAGCCGGAAGCTGCATGAATTGGCACCCGGTCTGGCCGTGTGGGAATGCGACAAGACGGTGTACCGGGCCGGCTGGCTGCGCGACGGTATCGTCTGTCCCGCGCAGCTGGGTACCGCGGGGTATCTCTTCGAAACGCCTGCGCGACGACTGTTTTCCGAATATTGGGATCTGATTCAGAGTGACAAGCTCGTGGAAGCCATGGATTACGGTCGCGAATCCGGCCTGGACCAGTTCGACCTCGACATCGGGTCCTGGTGGACGTGTTACCCGGGACGAGCGGATTATTTCACCCACTGGGGCGGGGCATTCAAGTACGCGGCGTCGCTGCTGGGCCTGCCCATCGGTGCGTATCCGCATTCCCGCCCGCCGCAAGCCGAGCTGCCCGCCGAGGCGAAGGCTCAGATCGAAAACGCCTACCAGCGGCTGGGCTTGCTCGAAAACGCATTGCAGTAG
- a CDS encoding hotdog family protein, which produces MPIEEGPAAPASTSNGDARFGEAPLAQTVAAAAAMRRLSSLLVSLEHPHRAVDAMLEKFAEWECELAAATPADNAPRIGEMPDDPRRVYLNHATDIGAYNPCFPEYRFDQHDAENATGTVEFPLIYEGPPGLVHGGFLGVFFDCVIQHHNCVTGLSGKTRSLVVTFRRPTPVLTELRFDIARLQGERGITSTGRLLLDDEVLCTGEVNTLASRPEKLAGSRFGRRRKESDS; this is translated from the coding sequence ATGCCGATCGAGGAGGGGCCCGCCGCGCCCGCGTCGACGAGCAACGGCGACGCCAGATTCGGCGAGGCGCCGCTTGCCCAGACGGTGGCCGCGGCGGCCGCCATGCGGCGCCTCAGCTCGCTGCTGGTGTCCCTCGAGCATCCGCACCGCGCGGTGGACGCCATGCTGGAGAAGTTCGCCGAGTGGGAATGCGAGCTGGCCGCCGCGACGCCGGCGGACAACGCGCCGCGCATCGGCGAAATGCCCGACGATCCCCGGCGCGTCTACCTGAACCACGCAACCGATATCGGTGCCTACAATCCGTGCTTTCCCGAATACCGGTTCGACCAACATGATGCCGAGAACGCAACGGGCACAGTCGAGTTCCCCCTGATATACGAGGGGCCGCCGGGCCTGGTGCACGGTGGCTTCCTGGGCGTCTTCTTCGACTGCGTCATTCAGCACCACAATTGCGTCACCGGGCTTTCCGGCAAAACGCGATCCCTCGTCGTGACCTTCCGCCGGCCGACACCGGTGTTGACCGAGTTGCGCTTCGACATCGCCCGCCTGCAGGGCGAGCGCGGCATCACGTCGACCGGGCGGCTGTTGCTCGACGACGAAGTCCTGTGTACCGGCGAGGTCAACACGCTGGCGTCACGGCCGGAGAAGCTTGCCGGATCGCGGTTCGGCAGGCGCCGAAAGGAGTCCGATTCATGA
- a CDS encoding acyl-CoA synthetase, translating to MSEWTIGAVLDEIADVIPDRTMTVCGNRRSTFRESAERTRRLANFLASNGLGAHRERAALQNWECGQDRVALVMHNDLYPDMVIGCLKARTVPVNINYYYTPREVAELLDYVQPRAVIYHRGLGEKFADVLTAAGVDVLLSVDDGSGAPKLPGAVSLDDALAQGDTDHGVTASPDDLLMICTGGTTGRPKGVLWRQSDIYVSSMVGADHACAREIHDKVRGKAGAPWFAVSPLMHAAGMWTAFSAVMAGTPVVLYDTSRKLDPHVVWETAEREKVGMMTMVGDAYAAPLVAQLRGGSYDLSSLYAIGTGGAATNPKYQQALLELLPHITLINGYGSSETGNLGFGHSRRGTQADTFTLREGGLVLSEDYSHFLSPGESEVGWVVREGRIPLGYFNDPDATRKTFPEIDGKRVVISGDRAGLELDGALRLYGRDSLVVNTGGEKVFVEEVEEVLRAHPAIADALVVGRPSERWGEELVALIELRVGAAAGAEELHTLCTSRLARFKAPKEFFVVEQVQRLGNGKADYRWAKRHATAKAPMST from the coding sequence GTGAGTGAATGGACCATAGGGGCGGTTCTCGACGAAATCGCCGACGTTATCCCCGACCGCACGATGACGGTGTGTGGTAACCGTCGCAGCACCTTCCGCGAGTCGGCCGAGCGCACCCGCCGGCTGGCGAACTTCCTGGCCAGCAACGGGTTAGGGGCACACCGGGAACGCGCAGCCCTGCAGAACTGGGAGTGCGGGCAGGACCGGGTGGCGCTGGTCATGCACAACGATCTGTACCCGGACATGGTCATCGGCTGCCTCAAGGCCCGGACCGTCCCGGTGAACATCAACTACTACTACACGCCGCGCGAGGTCGCGGAGCTGCTCGATTACGTCCAGCCCCGAGCCGTCATCTACCACCGCGGGCTGGGCGAAAAATTCGCCGACGTGCTCACCGCCGCCGGCGTTGACGTGTTGTTGTCGGTCGACGACGGAAGCGGTGCCCCGAAACTGCCCGGCGCGGTGTCTTTGGATGACGCGCTGGCGCAGGGGGATACCGACCACGGCGTGACGGCATCCCCGGACGATCTGCTGATGATCTGCACCGGCGGCACCACCGGTCGGCCCAAGGGTGTGCTGTGGCGCCAGTCCGACATCTATGTGTCGTCGATGGTCGGCGCGGACCATGCCTGCGCCCGGGAGATCCACGACAAGGTGCGCGGCAAGGCCGGCGCACCGTGGTTCGCGGTCTCGCCGTTGATGCACGCGGCCGGCATGTGGACGGCCTTCTCGGCGGTGATGGCAGGTACGCCCGTGGTGCTCTACGACACCTCCAGAAAGCTTGACCCGCATGTGGTCTGGGAGACGGCCGAGCGTGAGAAGGTCGGCATGATGACTATGGTGGGGGATGCCTACGCCGCTCCGCTGGTGGCGCAGTTGCGGGGCGGCTCCTACGATTTGTCGTCGCTGTACGCCATCGGCACCGGCGGTGCCGCAACGAATCCGAAGTATCAGCAAGCCCTGCTGGAGCTCTTACCCCACATCACCCTCATCAACGGTTACGGCTCATCGGAAACCGGGAACCTGGGCTTCGGCCACAGCCGGCGCGGCACCCAGGCCGACACCTTCACGCTGCGCGAAGGCGGATTGGTTCTCTCCGAGGACTACAGCCACTTCCTGTCCCCCGGAGAGTCGGAGGTGGGCTGGGTTGTCAGGGAAGGGCGAATACCGTTGGGATACTTCAACGATCCCGACGCCACCCGCAAGACCTTCCCCGAGATCGACGGCAAGCGGGTGGTGATATCCGGCGACCGGGCCGGACTGGAACTCGACGGGGCGTTGCGGTTGTACGGCCGCGACTCGTTGGTGGTCAACACCGGTGGCGAGAAAGTTTTCGTCGAGGAGGTCGAGGAGGTGCTGCGCGCCCACCCGGCGATCGCCGACGCGCTCGTGGTCGGTCGCCCCAGCGAGCGCTGGGGCGAAGAACTCGTCGCCCTCATCGAACTCCGGGTTGGTGCCGCCGCCGGCGCCGAGGAGTTGCACACGCTGTGCACGTCGCGACTGGCGCGGTTCAAGGCGCCCAAGGAATTCTTCGTCGTCGAGCAGGTCCAGCGCTTGGGCAACGGCAAGGCCGATTACCGTTGGGCGAAACGTCACGCGACAGCAAAGGCGCCGATGTCGACATGA
- a CDS encoding acyl-CoA dehydrogenase family protein — protein sequence MDRYELRRLDYSLTPDHEALQAAYRDFFKTHCSIETVRAAEETGFDKNLWERLCAMGATSMAVPESAGGDGATLVDLTLVAEEIGRSLAPVPWIDQVCTARLLARLGAAEPDVVHGKRLAAFDPQHDIASGTRLLPTGSIADQIIVRDGADVVALTFGTRPTKVDNIGRLPMAWVDPATADTRTVLAGGSDALTEYQRALDEWRVLSAAALVGLVEETMTIAAEFAKTRYTLGVPISTLQGISHPLANIAITVQGGRNLARRAAWFLDNEPHERPELAPSAFVFMAEEAAKAATMAVHIQGGLGVSAEAAATAYLVRARGWALAGGDPGASAKYIGELVAARENGKGA from the coding sequence ATGGACCGCTACGAACTACGTAGACTCGACTACAGCCTGACGCCGGATCACGAGGCGTTGCAGGCCGCCTACCGTGATTTCTTCAAGACGCACTGTTCGATCGAAACCGTGCGCGCCGCGGAGGAGACCGGATTCGACAAGAATCTGTGGGAGCGGTTGTGCGCCATGGGCGCAACGAGCATGGCGGTCCCGGAATCCGCGGGCGGGGACGGGGCGACGCTCGTCGATCTGACGTTGGTGGCCGAGGAGATCGGCCGGTCGCTGGCGCCGGTACCGTGGATCGACCAGGTCTGCACCGCACGGCTGCTCGCGCGTCTCGGCGCGGCCGAACCCGACGTCGTCCACGGCAAGCGACTCGCCGCATTCGATCCGCAGCACGACATCGCGTCCGGCACTCGGCTCCTGCCCACCGGGTCGATCGCCGACCAGATCATCGTGCGTGATGGCGCGGACGTCGTCGCGCTCACGTTCGGCACGCGCCCGACCAAGGTGGACAACATCGGCCGGCTGCCGATGGCCTGGGTGGATCCGGCGACCGCCGACACCCGCACCGTGCTGGCCGGCGGCTCCGATGCGTTGACGGAATATCAACGGGCGTTGGATGAGTGGCGGGTGCTGAGCGCCGCTGCGTTGGTGGGCCTGGTGGAGGAGACCATGACCATCGCGGCCGAGTTCGCCAAGACCCGCTACACGCTGGGTGTGCCGATCTCGACATTGCAAGGCATCTCTCATCCGCTGGCCAACATCGCGATCACCGTGCAGGGCGGCCGCAATCTGGCGCGGCGCGCGGCCTGGTTCCTGGACAACGAGCCGCACGAGCGACCGGAGCTGGCGCCCTCGGCGTTCGTGTTCATGGCGGAGGAGGCGGCGAAGGCCGCCACCATGGCGGTACATATCCAAGGCGGACTTGGTGTTTCGGCGGAGGCGGCCGCGACGGCGTATCTGGTGCGTGCCCGTGGCTGGGCACTGGCCGGTGGGGATCCCGGCGCCAGCGCCAAGTACATCGGCGAGCTCGTTGCCGCACGCGAGAATGGAAAGGGCGCCTAA
- a CDS encoding amidohydrolase family protein — MKAIDCLVNVHFGETEQQPTWMIKVRDDYFKGPASMFEPVELAKLLDEMDAQGVRKAILMDNLAKPSVTARKFVEEKPERFALAMGGVNLLRPMPSLRELSAIVNDLPVAYAAVGPSFWGDGQYPPSDAVYYPLYTKCAELELPLCVNTGIPGPPIPGDVQNPIHLDRVCVRFPELKLCMIHGADPWWDIAIRLLIKYANLRLMTSAWSPKRLPESLLHYMRTRGPNKVIFASDWPVLKMHRVVPEAAGLDLPADVLDNYLYNNAQEFFFAGREKG; from the coding sequence ATGAAAGCTATCGATTGCCTGGTCAACGTGCACTTCGGCGAGACCGAGCAGCAGCCGACCTGGATGATCAAGGTGCGTGACGACTACTTCAAGGGGCCGGCGTCCATGTTCGAGCCGGTCGAGTTGGCCAAGCTGCTCGACGAGATGGACGCCCAGGGTGTGCGCAAAGCCATCCTGATGGACAACCTCGCCAAGCCGTCGGTGACCGCGCGCAAATTCGTCGAGGAGAAGCCCGAACGTTTTGCCCTGGCGATGGGTGGGGTCAACCTGTTGCGGCCGATGCCGTCCCTGCGGGAACTGTCCGCCATCGTCAATGACCTGCCCGTCGCCTATGCCGCTGTGGGGCCGAGCTTTTGGGGTGACGGTCAGTACCCGCCCAGCGACGCCGTCTATTACCCGCTGTACACCAAGTGCGCCGAGCTCGAGCTGCCGCTGTGTGTCAACACCGGCATTCCCGGGCCGCCCATCCCCGGGGATGTGCAGAATCCGATCCACCTCGACCGGGTCTGCGTGCGATTCCCGGAACTGAAGCTGTGCATGATTCACGGGGCAGACCCGTGGTGGGACATCGCGATCAGGTTGTTGATCAAATACGCCAATCTGCGCCTGATGACCTCGGCGTGGTCGCCAAAGAGGTTGCCGGAGAGCCTGTTGCACTACATGCGGACTCGCGGACCGAACAAGGTGATCTTCGCTTCCGACTGGCCGGTGCTGAAAATGCACCGCGTCGTCCCGGAAGCCGCCGGGCTGGACCTGCCCGCCGACGTGCTCGACAACTATCTGTACAACAATGCCCAAGAATTCTTCTTCGCTGGCCGGGAGAAAGGCTGA
- a CDS encoding enoyl-CoA hydratase: protein MSAADRVVTDEAVLYETTDTGVAILTFNRPDRLNAWGPDIAAGFYAAIDRAEQDPAVRAIVLTGRGRGFCAGAYLGAPSSAPSYGETMEKAGQTNLADLVGERPPHFVTTLRKPVIAAINGACVGIGLTQALMCDVRFAAAGAKFGAVFARRGLIAEFGISWILPRLTNWGVALDLLLSGRTFLAEEAAELGLVKEVVAPDDLRKRALDYAEDIAANCSPASMAVIKRQVYGDANRDVVQANSLAEVLLHEAMPRPDVIEGITSFLEKRPPRFPSLDSTDA, encoded by the coding sequence ATGAGCGCCGCCGACCGTGTGGTCACCGATGAGGCGGTGCTGTACGAGACCACTGATACCGGTGTTGCGATTCTGACGTTCAATCGTCCGGATCGTCTCAACGCCTGGGGCCCCGACATCGCCGCCGGGTTCTACGCGGCGATCGACCGCGCCGAGCAGGACCCGGCTGTCCGGGCGATCGTGCTGACCGGCCGCGGCCGGGGGTTTTGTGCGGGTGCGTATTTGGGCGCACCGAGTTCGGCACCCAGCTACGGCGAGACGATGGAGAAGGCTGGTCAGACGAATCTGGCCGACTTGGTCGGGGAGCGCCCACCCCACTTTGTGACGACCCTGCGCAAGCCCGTCATCGCGGCGATCAACGGTGCCTGTGTCGGCATCGGGCTGACCCAGGCGCTGATGTGCGATGTGCGGTTCGCCGCCGCCGGCGCGAAGTTCGGCGCCGTATTCGCCCGGCGCGGTCTGATCGCGGAGTTCGGGATCTCGTGGATACTGCCGCGGTTGACCAACTGGGGTGTCGCTCTCGATTTGTTGCTGAGCGGACGGACCTTTCTCGCCGAGGAGGCCGCCGAGTTGGGTCTCGTCAAAGAGGTTGTTGCGCCGGACGATCTGCGCAAGCGCGCCCTGGACTATGCCGAGGACATCGCCGCCAATTGCTCTCCGGCGTCGATGGCCGTGATCAAGAGGCAGGTCTACGGTGACGCGAACCGCGACGTCGTACAGGCCAATTCGCTCGCCGAGGTTTTGTTGCACGAGGCCATGCCGCGCCCCGACGTCATCGAGGGCATCACGAGTTTTCTCGAGAAGCGGCCGCCGCGATTCCCCTCCCTCGATTCGACCGACGCTTGA
- a CDS encoding enoyl-CoA hydratase/isomerase family protein, translating to MTGSSTSDDRVLFDVDPDRRIATITLNNPKQRNSYDAAMREAVARCLDRVADDDDLTVVLLRGAEGVFSTGADMNNAYGWYGSSAPDEAAGDDRTAKRRPSQRRRLTVDRKSFGFYHNFMGFPKVTVGEIAGYALGGGFEMALMTDISVIARDTKIGMPATRFLGPALGSLHMFFYRLGPVLARRLLLTGDIIEAGEIEHLGVFTDTCAPGAVTARARYWAEKAAKMPADGVVIAKEAFRLVEQSQVYQGEEVASYLFHAFGTNLQFGPGEFNFVKTRAQHGAKEAFRLRDEHFHVPEPEG from the coding sequence ATGACCGGCTCGAGCACCTCTGACGATCGCGTGCTCTTCGACGTCGATCCCGATCGGCGCATCGCGACCATCACGCTGAACAATCCCAAACAACGGAACTCCTATGACGCGGCCATGCGTGAGGCCGTCGCCCGTTGTCTGGACCGGGTGGCCGACGACGACGACCTCACGGTGGTGCTACTGCGCGGGGCCGAGGGAGTCTTTTCCACCGGTGCCGACATGAACAATGCCTACGGGTGGTATGGCTCGTCGGCGCCGGACGAGGCGGCCGGCGACGACCGGACCGCCAAACGCCGCCCCAGTCAGCGCCGGCGACTTACCGTGGACCGCAAGTCCTTTGGCTTCTATCACAATTTCATGGGCTTCCCGAAGGTGACGGTAGGCGAGATCGCCGGCTACGCCCTCGGCGGCGGTTTCGAGATGGCGTTGATGACCGACATCTCGGTGATCGCACGGGACACCAAAATCGGCATGCCGGCAACCCGTTTCCTGGGCCCCGCGCTCGGCAGCCTGCACATGTTCTTCTACCGGCTCGGGCCGGTGCTGGCCCGGCGCCTGTTGTTGACCGGCGACATCATCGAGGCGGGGGAGATTGAGCACCTCGGCGTCTTCACCGACACCTGCGCTCCCGGCGCGGTGACGGCCCGGGCGCGCTATTGGGCCGAGAAGGCGGCGAAGATGCCCGCCGACGGTGTCGTCATCGCCAAGGAGGCATTCCGGCTTGTCGAGCAGAGCCAGGTGTACCAGGGCGAAGAGGTCGCCAGCTACCTGTTCCACGCCTTCGGCACGAACCTGCAATTCGGGCCGGGCGAATTTAACTTCGTCAAAACCCGGGCGCAGCACGGCGCGAAGGAAGCGTTTCGGTTACGCGACGAGCACTTCCACGTCCCGGAACCCGAGGGCTGA
- the mbp1 gene encoding microaggregate-binding protein 1 — MVDSKSGPIELVRGIIEDALGKTKQVIGIIINNDGLVEEGKAQQDKAEAQRNAGKKEAAAEKARGKAKAYEERERAEQQ, encoded by the coding sequence ATGGTTGACAGCAAGAGCGGCCCGATCGAACTCGTTCGCGGCATCATCGAGGATGCCCTTGGGAAGACCAAGCAGGTCATCGGGATCATCATCAACAACGACGGCCTGGTCGAAGAGGGCAAGGCCCAGCAGGACAAGGCGGAAGCGCAGCGCAACGCCGGCAAGAAGGAAGCGGCCGCCGAGAAAGCCCGCGGCAAGGCCAAGGCCTACGAGGAGCGTGAGCGGGCCGAGCAGCAGTAA
- a CDS encoding TetR/AcrR family transcriptional regulator: MEVPVVAKQATADKRQRRERGSINPDDIISGAFELAEEVSIDNLSMPLLGKHLGVGVTSIYWYFRKKDDLLNAMTDRALSKYVFATPYVEASDWRETLANHARLMRKTFMGNPILCDLILIRAALSPKAARMGAQEMEKAVANLVQAGLSPEDAFDTYSAISVHVRGSVVLQRLYEKNQSSDVGPRAIEDVVSIDPEKTPLLAQVTRIGHRIGAPDETNFEYGLTCILDHAGRLIDESKGSKDGKAAPARQRKPAKSASTRGRTKAAAAR, from the coding sequence ATGGAGGTGCCCGTAGTGGCAAAACAGGCAACCGCCGATAAGCGCCAACGGCGCGAACGCGGGTCCATCAATCCCGATGACATCATCAGCGGCGCATTCGAACTCGCGGAGGAAGTGTCGATCGACAACCTCAGCATGCCGCTGCTCGGCAAACATCTCGGTGTCGGTGTGACGAGCATCTACTGGTACTTCCGCAAGAAGGACGACCTGCTCAACGCGATGACCGACCGTGCGCTGAGCAAGTACGTGTTCGCCACCCCCTATGTCGAAGCCAGCGACTGGCGCGAGACATTGGCCAACCATGCGCGCTTGATGCGTAAGACGTTCATGGGCAACCCAATTCTGTGCGACCTGATTCTGATTCGGGCGGCCCTTTCCCCGAAGGCGGCGCGGATGGGCGCTCAGGAGATGGAAAAGGCGGTTGCCAATCTGGTGCAGGCCGGGCTGTCACCGGAGGATGCGTTCGACACCTATTCGGCGATTTCGGTTCACGTACGCGGTTCGGTGGTACTGCAACGGCTCTACGAAAAGAATCAATCGTCGGACGTCGGACCCCGCGCCATCGAAGACGTCGTGTCCATCGACCCGGAGAAGACCCCACTTTTAGCCCAGGTAACCCGGATAGGCCACCGCATCGGAGCGCCCGATGAAACCAATTTCGAGTACGGGCTCACCTGCATCCTCGATCACGCCGGCCGGCTGATCGACGAGAGCAAGGGTTCGAAGGACGGCAAGGCGGCGCCGGCACGGCAACGCAAGCCCGCCAAGTCGGCTTCCACGCGCGGCCGAACCAAGGCGGCAGCTGCTCGCTAG
- a CDS encoding SDR family NAD(P)-dependent oxidoreductase: MDLGLANATAVVVGGSRGMGLATARCLADEGARVAVVGRSRDALDAAASDLTQRGSPDAIGLTADIGDNDAVGDVFSELARRWDGALNALVITVGPGAAGTFEDLTDDQWRQSVEDGVLGMVRCVRAALPLLRKAQWARIVNFSAHSTQRQSVMLPAYTAAKSMLTSVSKNLSLLLAKDEILVNVVSPGSIASESLVGWAKSVGVDGNDPYALMEAIAKHFGHPAHLPRAGLPDEIGPVAAFLASRRNSYMTGANINVDGGSDFT, from the coding sequence ATGGATCTAGGGCTGGCGAATGCCACTGCGGTGGTGGTCGGCGGTAGCCGCGGCATGGGATTGGCTACGGCGCGTTGCCTCGCCGACGAAGGCGCCCGGGTGGCGGTGGTGGGCCGTAGCCGCGACGCCCTCGACGCCGCGGCGAGCGATCTCACGCAACGTGGTAGCCCGGACGCGATCGGATTGACCGCCGACATCGGCGATAACGATGCGGTCGGTGACGTGTTCAGCGAGCTTGCCCGGCGATGGGACGGCGCACTCAACGCCCTTGTCATCACGGTGGGGCCGGGCGCCGCGGGAACGTTCGAGGATCTGACCGACGACCAGTGGCGCCAGTCGGTCGAAGACGGCGTGCTGGGGATGGTGCGCTGCGTCCGTGCGGCGCTTCCGCTGCTGCGCAAGGCGCAATGGGCGCGGATCGTCAACTTCTCGGCGCACTCGACCCAGCGGCAAAGTGTCATGCTGCCCGCCTACACCGCGGCGAAATCGATGCTGACCAGCGTCTCGAAAAACCTGTCCCTGCTGCTGGCCAAAGACGAAATCCTGGTCAACGTGGTGTCACCCGGCAGCATCGCGTCGGAATCCCTGGTCGGCTGGGCGAAGTCGGTGGGGGTGGACGGTAACGACCCCTATGCCCTGATGGAGGCCATTGCCAAGCATTTCGGTCATCCCGCGCACCTGCCGCGTGCGGGCCTGCCGGACGAAATCGGTCCGGTCGCCGCGTTCCTCGCCTCGCGGCGTAACTCCTACATGACCGGTGCCAACATCAACGTCGATGGCGGTTCAGACTTCACCTGA
- a CDS encoding amidohydrolase family protein, translating into MADLGYQAIDVDNHYYEPLDSFTRHLDKRFKSRGVQMLSQGKRTLAVIGGRVNHFVPNPTFDPIIVPGCLDLLFRGEIPEGVDPASLMKVERLGEHPEYQNRDARVAVMDTQDIETVFMLPTFGCGVEEALKHDIEATMASVHAFNLWLDEDWGFDRPDRRIIAAPIISLADPAEALKEVDFVLGRDAKLVLVRPAPVPGLVKPRSLGDPSHDPVWARLAEAGVPVGFHLSDSGYLHIAAAWGGKATFEGFGAKDPLDNVLLDDRAIHDTMASMIVHGVFTRHPKLKAVSIENGSYFVHRLIKRLKKAANTQPQYFPEDPVEQLRNNVWITPYYEDDLPELAEAIGVDKILFGSDWPHGEGLESPVSFAEELKGFSESDVRKIMRDNARDLLGVQVGSAA; encoded by the coding sequence ATGGCTGACTTGGGTTACCAGGCGATCGACGTTGACAACCACTACTACGAGCCGCTCGACTCTTTCACCCGTCATCTGGACAAGAGGTTCAAGAGCCGCGGCGTGCAGATGCTCAGTCAGGGCAAGCGCACCTTGGCCGTGATCGGGGGCCGGGTCAACCACTTCGTCCCCAATCCCACCTTCGACCCGATCATCGTCCCGGGCTGTCTGGATCTGTTGTTCCGCGGCGAGATTCCCGAGGGTGTCGACCCGGCGTCGCTGATGAAGGTCGAGCGGCTCGGCGAGCACCCGGAGTACCAGAACCGCGATGCCCGCGTCGCGGTGATGGACACTCAGGACATCGAGACGGTGTTCATGCTGCCGACCTTCGGGTGCGGAGTCGAGGAGGCGCTCAAGCACGACATCGAGGCGACGATGGCGTCGGTGCATGCGTTCAATCTGTGGCTCGACGAGGATTGGGGCTTCGACCGGCCGGACCGTCGAATCATTGCCGCGCCGATCATTTCGCTGGCCGACCCGGCCGAGGCGCTCAAGGAGGTCGACTTCGTGCTGGGGCGGGACGCAAAGCTGGTGCTGGTGCGGCCGGCGCCGGTACCCGGGTTGGTCAAGCCGCGGTCGTTGGGCGATCCCAGCCACGACCCCGTGTGGGCCCGGTTGGCCGAGGCGGGTGTTCCGGTGGGGTTCCACCTGTCCGACAGTGGTTATCTGCACATCGCGGCGGCGTGGGGCGGCAAGGCGACGTTCGAGGGCTTCGGCGCCAAGGATCCGCTGGACAACGTGCTGCTCGACGACCGTGCGATTCACGACACGATGGCCTCGATGATCGTGCACGGCGTCTTCACCCGTCATCCGAAACTCAAGGCGGTCAGCATCGAGAACGGTTCTTACTTCGTGCACCGACTGATCAAGCGCCTGAAGAAGGCGGCGAACACCCAACCGCAGTATTTCCCCGAAGACCCTGTGGAGCAGTTACGCAACAACGTGTGGATCACCCCCTACTACGAGGACGACCTGCCGGAGCTTGCCGAAGCCATCGGTGTCGACAAGATTCTGTTCGGTTCCGACTGGCCGCACGGAGAAGGCCTCGAATCGCCGGTGTCGTTCGCCGAGGAGCTGAAGGGCTTCAGCGAGTCCGATGTTCGAAAGATCATGCGGGACAACGCGCGAGATCTGCTCGGCGTCCAAGTCGGCTCGGCCGCTTGA